Below is a genomic region from Synechococcales cyanobacterium T60_A2020_003.
CGGTACATTCAGGGTCACCTAATAGCAACGGTTGCAAGGGGAGCGATCGCCCTCTTACTCATCATTGCTCCACATCATGCAATGTCAATCTGTACCGCAGTGCATGGACTTAGCGGAGTATTGTGAAGCGCAAATTTGCACAAATCTTAAATTCTACTAAAGCAAACTCTGGTGTTCACGCAAATATCCTCTAAAATCAGCAGTTAACTCTGTCATCACCAAAATGAACGCTAACAGCAAACCTTATGAATTGGTTCTGAAGTGGTTTAGGAATGAGTTGCCCGCCAATAGTCAGCCCTCTAGTTAGCACTGGGTTGCAAGGCAGAGGCAAACAAGGTATCAAGACCCCTGGCTCATGCTCTTGTCTGTTTTCTTACAATTTATCGACTTTAGCCGTAGTAGAATTCCTGCGGTCAAACGACACGTTTTGAGCAACAAAGCTGAACTGGAACGGAACCAAGCTAGCCAAGCATGAAACACAACAATCCTACGCTGCATACAGAGCAATCGTTAGGGGCTGACGGTTTCATCTAAAAATCAAGGACATAACATTTACAGTTTTAAGCGGGAAAGCATAGGAGCATGGATCTCGATTTTGCAAAAATTGTGCCCAATATTCCCTACATCCTAGGCGGTATCTGGGTCACCCTATCATTCACCCTCGTTTCAGCCTTTTTTGGATTCATCTGGGCCACTTTCTTATCCCTTTTTAAGATCTCCAAATTCAAACCCCTCAAGTGGTTTGCAGACTTCTACACTTCCATCTTTCGAGGAACACCGCTGATTTTACAGTTGGCGATCATCTACTTCTCGACGCCCCAGCTCATAGGGTATGCCATTCCCCCCTTTCAAGCAGGTGTAATCACCTTTTCCCTGAACTCCGCCGCCTACGCCTCTGAGACGATTCGGGGCGGTATTATGGCAGTAGATAAAGGTCAGCGAGAGGCAGCCCTGACCATGGGAGTGGGCTATCCCATGATGATGAGGGACATTATTCTGCCCCAAGCCTTTAAGAACATTCTGCCGTCGCTTGTGAACGAAAGTATTGCGCTACTCAAAGATTCGTCCTTGGTGTCTACCGTGGGTGCGCTGGATTTGATGCGGAGAGGTCAAGTTGTAGCCGCAGAAAAGTTTATTTATTTTGAACCCCTCATTTTCGTGGGCTTAATTTATTACGTGATGGTGACAGGACTTACGTTCCTAGCTCAAAAACTTGAAAGGAGTATGCGGAAAAGTGATTAGAGTCGAATTTTTATCAAAATCCTTTGGAAAGCTTGATGTCCTTAAAGACATCTCTACGGAGGTGAAAACGGGGGAAGTGGTCGCCATCATCGGCCCTTCTGGATGCGGTAAGTCAACATTTTTACGCTGCATTAACCTCCTGGAAACCCCAACCCGTGGTCGAATCTATATTAAAGACGATGAGATTACAGCCCCCAAGGCCAATGTTCAAAAAATTCGTCAGAACGCGGGTATGGTGTTCCAGCACTTCAACCTATTTCCCCACATGACCGTGCTGCAAAATATTACCTACGCTCCGATGAAGGTGAAAAACATCTCGAAGGGGAATGCCGAGGAAAAAGCCTACGAGCTTCTCAAAAAGGTAGGGCT
It encodes:
- a CDS encoding amino acid ABC transporter ATP-binding protein, which encodes MIRVEFLSKSFGKLDVLKDISTEVKTGEVVAIIGPSGCGKSTFLRCINLLETPTRGRIYIKDDEITAPKANVQKIRQNAGMVFQHFNLFPHMTVLQNITYAPMKVKNISKGNAEEKAYELLKKVGLYEKADVYPSRLSGGQKQRVAIARSLAMEPEVMLFDEPTSALDPEMVKEVLQVMKDLANTGITMLVVTHEMGFAREVANRIFFLDSGKIAEDAPPDVFFSTPKSDRAQQFLEKVL
- a CDS encoding amino acid ABC transporter permease — protein: MDLDFAKIVPNIPYILGGIWVTLSFTLVSAFFGFIWATFLSLFKISKFKPLKWFADFYTSIFRGTPLILQLAIIYFSTPQLIGYAIPPFQAGVITFSLNSAAYASETIRGGIMAVDKGQREAALTMGVGYPMMMRDIILPQAFKNILPSLVNESIALLKDSSLVSTVGALDLMRRGQVVAAEKFIYFEPLIFVGLIYYVMVTGLTFLAQKLERSMRKSD